A single window of Macrobrachium nipponense isolate FS-2020 chromosome 31, ASM1510439v2, whole genome shotgun sequence DNA harbors:
- the LOC135206644 gene encoding ropporin-1-like protein yields MVVATLGETRVPSALPRILKDYTKAAIRTQPKDLLIWSAAYFRAMTKGTVPPVKDRLEFPVPESKSGISPGVLRVLHRQLHEEDGVSWEALRESCRAMGVAEETAQDAWQRSEGTEGARVDWDVILTHIADLSTHSIVEALQLVMLAVTDDPITRRVPSSVVIAHYSHLHSGSNITPSAEYEEAVAYLNDIANYQDGFLVPSDLTRPSCPPLK; encoded by the exons ATGGTCGTAGCAACTTTAGGGGAGACGCGTGTCCCGTCGGCTCTGCCAAGGATCCTGAAGGACTATACTAAAGCCGCCATACGGACGCAGCCCAAAGATCTCCTGATTTGGTCGGCTGCTTATTTCAG GGCCATGACCAAAGGTACAGTTCCTCCAGTAAAGGACAGACTCGAATTCCCGGTGCCTGAGAGCAAGAGCGGCATATCACCCGGTGTACTCCGTGTCCTTCATAGACAG CTGCATGAGGAAGACGGAGTGTCGTGGGAGGCCCTTAGAGAGTCCTGTCGAGCAATGGGAGTGGCCGAGGAGACCGCCCAGGACGCCTGGCAGCGTTCAGAAGGGACCGAAGGAGCTCGTGTCGACTGGGACGTTATTCTCACTCATATCGCTGACCTCTCCACCCAC TCAATCGTGGAAGCCCTGCAGCTGGTGATGCTGGCAGTGACAGACGATCCGATCACCCGCAGGGTTCCTTCGTCTGTCGTTATAGCACATTACAGCCACCTCCACTCTGGATCAAACATCACACCGTCGGCCGAGTACGAGGAAGCCGTTGCTTACCTGAACGATATTGCCAATTATCAAGACGGATTTCTCGTCCCAAGTGACTTGACACGACCATCCTGCCCACCTCTAAAATAG